The genome window TGGCGTATATCAGCGAGCCCACGGTTGTTTCGGTAGGGCCGTAGTGATTAAGAATACGGCATTCGGGCCGGCAGGCCGCAATGCGTTCGACCAGGGCGCCGGGAAGGACGTCGCCGCCGCAGATCAGGGCGCGGCGCGGCGCGATGTTGCCGTGTCCGGATGAGTCCAGCAGCCCGGCCAGATGGGCCGGTACGATCTTCAGCACGTCAATCGGGTGGCGTTCGACATAGTCGGCCAGCAAGCGTCCGTCGGTGGCCGCGTCGCGGCCGATCAGGTGCAGGCATCCGCCCGAAGCCAGCGCAGGAAATAAAACGGTATTGCCCAGATCGGCGGCGAAGGTGGAAACCAGAGCGTATTGCAATCCTGGGGCGGCCTGGATTCGTTCGATGATGCTGCGCGTATAGCCGGCAATGCCGCCGTGGGTCACAGCGACGCCTTTCGGAACGCCGGTCGAGCCGGAGGTGTAGATCACATAGGCGAGGCTGCCCGGTCCGGTTTGTCCTGCGGGGCAGGCCGCGCTTTCGGCGGCAATGCGCGGCCAGTCGCGATCCAGAAAAATGCGCGGCCGACGGCCGGGCAGGGAATTGTCCAGCCGTGCGAAGGTAAGCAGCAGCGCCGGTTCGGCGTCGTCGAGCATGCTGCGCAGCCGTTCCTGGGGGTAGTCCGGTTCCAAAGGCAGATAGGCGCAGCCGGCCTTGAGGACGCCCAGCACGGCGACGACCATTTCGAGCGAACGCTCGACGCACAGCCCGACGATGTCGCCGGGAGCGACGCCCTGCCGCTGCAAAAAGCGGGCAAGCTGATTGGCGCGCGAGTCGAGTTCCCGGTAGGTGAGCGTCTGCTGTTCAAATCTCAGTGCGAGGGCGTCGGGCGTCTGCTCGGCCTGCGTTTCGAACAGGCGGTGAAGACAGGCGTCCGCGCAGTTGTTATGCGTGGCGTTCCATTCGACGAGCAGACGGCGGCGTTCGGCTTCGGGGAGCATGGGCAGTTCGCTCAGGCGCGCTTCGGGGCGCGCCGCGATGCCGGCCAGCAATATCTGGTAATGTTCCGCCAGCCGCGCTATGGTCGATTCTTCGTACAGGTCGGTGGCGTATTCGATAACCGCATCCAACCCGCCATCCTGTTCGGTAATGCAATCGAGCGCTTTGTCGCCTTCCTTTACAAACAACTGCAAATCGAATTTTGCAGTTGCCGTATCGGCGTTCAGAGAACTGAGTTGCACATTTGCGACTTTCAGTTCCGACACCGGCGCATTTTGCAACACCAGCATCGCCTGGAATAAAGGGCTGTAGCTCATATCGCGCGGCGGGCGCAGCTCTTCCACCAGCTTTTCGAACGGAAGGTCCTGATGCGCCTGCGCGCCCAGACAGACTTTGCGAACGCGCGCCAGCAATTCGGTAAAAGTCGGGTCGCCGGATAGGTCGGTGCGCAGCACCAGCGTGTTGACGAAAAAACCGATCAGCCCTTCGACCTCGGTGCGGATACGGTTCGCTACCGGGGTACCGACACTGATATCCGATTGACCGCTATAACGCGCCAGCAGCAGCTGAAACGCGGCCAGCAAGGTCATGAACAAAGTGCTGCCGTTGCGCTGGCCTATCTCCAGTATGCGTCCGGTAACCGTTCTGGATAATTTAAAGTGATAATTGGCTCCGCGAAAACTCTGTACCGGCGGCCGCGGGTGATCGGTGGGGAGTTCCAGCAACGGAGGAGCCCCATCCAGCAGCGCACGCCAGTAATCCAGGTGTTTTTCCAGTGTAGCGCCTTGCAGCAGTTGACGCTGCCAGACCGCATAGTCGGCATACTGAATCGGCAACTCCGGCAACGGAGATGGTCGGCCTGTCAGAAATGCTTCGTACAAGGCGGTAAACTCGTTAACCAGAATACCGATCGACCAGCCGTCGAAAACGATATGATGCATGGTCAATACCAGTACATGTTCGCTGTCTTCCGGGCGCACGCCGCCGCCCAGGCGAAGTAGACGTATCCGGATCAGCGGCCCGGCAGCAAGATCGAACGGCTGGCTCTCTTCCTCACCGATATGACGGCGAACTTCTTCTTCCCGCAGCGATGGCGGCAAGCTGCTCAAATCGAAGTGCCGCACCTGAAAATCGCCCAAGGCCGTCACCTGCTGATGCGGCGCTCCGTCCGAAGCCGGGAAGCAGGTGCGCAATACCTCGTGACGCCGGATAACTTCTTCGAAAGCGCGCACTAACGCGGCATGATCCAGCACTCCGGACAGTTTCAATGCAGTGATAATATTGTAAAAGGTATTGTCCGGCTCGAACTGGTTCAAAAACCACAACCGTTCCTGCGCGAAGGAGAGCGGCACAGCCTGTTGCATACGATGTCTGGCGATATGCAGAGCTGGAGCATGATGTTCTTTTCTGAGCGTTCTGAGCAATAAATCGCGTTTGTCGCTCGGCAGATTCGCCAGACGTGTAGCCAAATTGTTCATTGTTTGCTCTTTTTCAGACTGTCAGGTTGAATTCCGATTTGGTGAGCCGACCAAGGGCGCGCTTTCCTCGCTGCCGCCCGCTGAATCGTACGTGATGCTCCCGCACCCCATACGGCTCCCGTTTCCAGCCTGGCTCCCAATGATCTGCCGGCGTCGGAGGACTGGATGGAGCGTGATGCAATTTGTACAGCGATTCAACGCTACCCTCGCTTCCACGGACGGCACAGTCGCACTGCGTTCACGAGGCGCCGGCTTGGCGTTGCAACTTTGAGAATGGCAATATATATAGTAATTCAGCTTTTTCCATAAACTATATATTGTGTCTTGCTTGCAAAAAAGCGGTCTTTTCGGGCTTTTCCTGTCTCATTACGCAAAATTTATATTTGCTTATCTTCGCCCAGAAGAAGCTTTCCAAACTGCAGCGCCAAGCCGAATCGGCCTTCTGCGGTAAGACCTCCCTGCTCATAAGTTTCGATAATGGTCGATTCTCCATTGATAATTCCACTTAACGATGCGCATGATACCGTTACAGTGCAATCCACATTATCAGCTCGCCCCGCTTCTATTCTTGGCGTACTCTGCGAGAAGTCCAGCGTCCATTCGCCTCCGGCCATGTCATAAATGACAAAATTAAGAATACCCTGCATGGCGCTGCAATCACCCTGCATGCCTGACAACATGTCATAAACACCCTGAACGGTAATGCGGTTTTTGTTGATAGTTACCTTGCTATCGGCATCTTCTGGAAGGTTTTCAGAGTGATTTATTACCGGGCCACTGGAGTTTAGCGTGGAGTAACCGATGCTCTCATGCAGAATATTAATTTTTTCAACAAGGTCGTTTGGAAAAAATCTTCTGGGAAGCGAGTTGCCTTTACCCACCGACTCGGTTGAAATCTCTTTTGATAGCCACACTTTAAAATCGCCCATTCCCTGATCATGGCGGATTTTAAATATCTCATCCAACAATGAGTCGCTCCAGCCTACTCCGATAAAGTCGAATAGTTTTGGCAATATTTCACCTGGTCTGGCAACGAGCGATTCGTAGGTAACTCTAAAACAGCGCGTATTGTTTTTCTCCTCGAAATCGAGCATCTTGATATTGCGATCCAGCCAGCTTTCCATTATTGCAGCAATAAAGTTATTCGATTTTCTTGATACGTAAGACGATAATTCAGGCATATATCCAAATGGGTTAAAGCGTATGCTGGAATGAACCACATCCAGGCAGTTTCTGTACAAACAGATGTATTTCGCATTTGGAAATACGTTTTCCAGCACAGGAAGGTAAGCAATATTTTCCGTTGTTTTCTCGCACCACAGACGTTTTCCCTTGCCGAGCATATATCTATCCATTATGCTGCGAACGGTCGTTCGTGTTTCTGTGACTGCGCGTTGTTTTCTTTCCTCTTCCGTATCGGCCAGTTGTCCGACAGAATAATAAGCGCTATGGAA of Candidatus Methylospira mobilis contains these proteins:
- a CDS encoding sulfotransferase, with translation MTAPTATPIFILSLPRSGSTLLRCIIDTHPDICSPPELGLGALCDRLFHSAYYSVGQLADTEEERKQRAVTETRTTVRSIMDRYMLGKGKRLWCEKTTENIAYLPVLENVFPNAKYICLYRNCLDVVHSSIRFNPFGYMPELSSYVSRKSNNFIAAIMESWLDRNIKMLDFEEKNNTRCFRVTYESLVARPGEILPKLFDFIGVGWSDSLLDEIFKIRHDQGMGDFKVWLSKEISTESVGKGNSLPRRFFPNDLVEKINILHESIGYSTLNSSGPVINHSENLPEDADSKVTINKNRITVQGVYDMLSGMQGDCSAMQGILNFVIYDMAGGEWTLDFSQSTPRIEAGRADNVDCTVTVSCASLSGIINGESTIIETYEQGGLTAEGRFGLALQFGKLLLGEDKQI